From one Gemmatimonadota bacterium genomic stretch:
- a CDS encoding collagen-like protein, whose protein sequence is MMGCEGKTGPAGPTGPQGAAGPQGVAGPAGNQGAVGPQGPEGPQGPEGPQGPEGLQGPEG, encoded by the coding sequence ATGATGGGATGCGAAGGCAAGACAGGCCCCGCCGGCCCTACCGGTCCTCAAGGCGCGGCTGGTCCGCAGGGCGTGGCGGGTCCTGCCGGCAATCAAGGCGCGGTTGGTCCGCAAGGTCCCGAAGGCCCGCAAGGTCCCGAAGGTCCGCAAGGTCCCGAAGGCCTGCAAGGTCCCGAAGG